Proteins co-encoded in one Bacillota bacterium genomic window:
- a CDS encoding GerAB/ArcD/ProY family transporter, translating into MDGERPSKGQLTSWQVFWLFTIATTSTVVFVAPSDTYQILGYGGWQLILASFIISVAATFLAVRLGRRFGGSTYVGCSRQALGPALGFVASGLLASWYTLAAATDSFLLARAMKVSLLTETPSEAIFAVGALSVIYAVWIGVERFAMFAEISLLVLIPLVIFLVVAPLGWVEVGNLAPVFTFPIKAYGSPAFWLAAFMLRVHAFLYILYPSFVNEEKAKVISLGAVTLAGTFFAITFAYPVMIFGMPVAKVLLWPFWATVRVARFSGFPVEKLLYFATVAWQLMGTISTSLLVYCASVCVAEMFHLKDYRVPLIALIPIIIILAVAPRSYTDFHFYWVRVYYLLGWIATIIVPAITLLVAVVSGKRGNRGA; encoded by the coding sequence GTGGATGGAGAGCGGCCAAGTAAAGGACAGCTGACCAGCTGGCAGGTGTTCTGGCTCTTCACTATCGCAACGACATCCACGGTGGTGTTCGTCGCCCCTTCCGATACTTACCAGATACTAGGTTACGGCGGGTGGCAGCTCATCTTGGCCAGCTTCATAATCTCTGTTGCTGCCACGTTTCTGGCTGTGAGGCTAGGGAGGCGGTTTGGAGGCAGTACATATGTGGGGTGTAGCCGCCAGGCGCTGGGCCCGGCCCTCGGTTTTGTCGCCTCAGGCCTGCTAGCCTCCTGGTACACGCTCGCGGCGGCGACCGACAGCTTTCTCCTGGCGAGGGCTATGAAGGTCTCGCTTTTGACCGAAACGCCGTCTGAAGCTATATTCGCCGTTGGCGCCCTGAGCGTTATCTACGCGGTGTGGATCGGCGTTGAGAGGTTTGCGATGTTTGCGGAGATCTCCCTTCTAGTCCTCATCCCTCTTGTAATCTTCCTGGTGGTCGCACCGCTCGGTTGGGTTGAGGTTGGGAACCTTGCGCCGGTATTCACCTTTCCCATCAAAGCGTACGGGTCCCCCGCTTTCTGGCTTGCCGCTTTCATGCTGCGGGTGCACGCCTTCCTATACATTCTCTATCCATCATTTGTTAATGAGGAAAAGGCGAAAGTCATATCCCTGGGCGCAGTAACGCTTGCGGGGACCTTTTTCGCGATCACCTTCGCGTATCCCGTTATGATCTTCGGGATGCCGGTTGCAAAGGTGCTGCTCTGGCCTTTCTGGGCTACGGTCCGGGTGGCCCGTTTCTCAGGGTTTCCCGTGGAGAAGCTCCTTTATTTCGCCACAGTGGCGTGGCAGCTCATGGGCACCATCAGCACCTCGCTCCTGGTTTACTGCGCGTCGGTATGCGTGGCCGAGATGTTTCACCTCAAGGATTACAGGGTTCCGCTTATCGCGCTCATCCCAATTATTATAATACTCGCCGTAGCTCCGAGGTCATATACGGATTTCCATTTTTATTGGGTCCGGGTCTATTATCTCCTTGGATGGATAGCCACCATAATAGTGCCCGCGATCACCCTGCTGGTGGCCGTGGTATCTGGCAAGAGGGGGAATCGCGGTGCATAG
- the obgE gene encoding GTPase ObgE, whose translation MFIDTAKIYVKAGDGGPGCVSFRREKHVPRGGPDGGDGGAGGDVILLVDPGLATLMDFKYKRHYKAERGQRGMGSRMSGRDGDDLVIKIPPGTVIRDAGTGEVLADLVAAGDSAVVARGGRGGRGNARFVTSTRRAPRMAEEGEPGEERWFFLELKLLADVGLVGLPNAGKSTIISRISAARPKIADYPFTTLVPNLGVVALEDGRSFVVADMPGLISGAHKGAGLGHEFLRHVERTRVLAHVLDLSCPSGRDPVEDFNVVNNELVLHDPELLKRPMVVVGNKLDMPGAAEAFERVRGYCTGRGFEVYGVSALTGEGLRDFLYGVARLLEAGRQEPDEGKPVDATGNKIEEVMRGK comes from the coding sequence ATGTTTATCGATACCGCTAAGATCTATGTCAAGGCGGGCGATGGCGGCCCGGGGTGCGTGAGTTTCAGGCGTGAGAAGCATGTTCCGCGAGGTGGACCTGACGGTGGCGATGGAGGTGCCGGGGGAGATGTTATCCTCCTTGTCGACCCGGGGCTCGCGACGTTGATGGACTTCAAATATAAGCGCCATTACAAGGCAGAGCGGGGCCAGCGCGGGATGGGGTCCAGGATGAGCGGCCGGGATGGAGACGATCTTGTCATTAAGATCCCGCCGGGCACGGTTATCCGGGATGCCGGGACGGGCGAGGTGCTGGCCGACCTCGTCGCAGCGGGCGATAGCGCCGTCGTGGCCCGGGGAGGGCGCGGCGGGAGGGGCAATGCCAGGTTTGTCACGTCTACCCGCAGAGCTCCTAGGATGGCCGAGGAAGGGGAGCCGGGCGAGGAGAGATGGTTCTTCTTGGAGTTGAAGCTCCTTGCCGATGTAGGCCTTGTTGGATTGCCGAATGCCGGGAAGTCCACCATCATTTCCAGGATCTCCGCCGCCAGGCCCAAGATAGCTGATTACCCCTTTACAACGCTCGTGCCCAATCTCGGTGTCGTGGCGCTTGAGGATGGGAGAAGCTTTGTCGTCGCGGATATGCCCGGACTGATCAGCGGCGCGCATAAAGGGGCGGGCCTCGGACATGAGTTCTTGCGGCATGTTGAGCGCACCAGGGTCCTCGCTCATGTGCTTGACCTTTCGTGCCCATCCGGTCGCGACCCGGTAGAGGATTTCAATGTTGTAAATAACGAGCTCGTGCTGCACGACCCCGAGCTGCTCAAGCGGCCGATGGTGGTCGTGGGAAACAAGCTTGATATGCCCGGGGCGGCCGAAGCCTTTGAGAGAGTGAGGGGGTATTGTACCGGCAGGGGATTTGAGGTTTACGGGGTTTCAGCTCTCACGGGGGAGGGCTTGAGGGACTTTCTTTACGGTGTGGCCAGGCTGCTGGAGGCCGGACGCCAGGAGCCGGATGAAGGGAAGCCAGTTGATGCGACGGGTAATAAGATTGAAGAGGTGATGCGGGGTAAATGA
- a CDS encoding peptidase M50, which produces MVLAKAFGVRIILNNFFLLLLVTYGFLGLLPETIILFSLVLFHEITHVIVAAGLGLKVREIELLPVGGVARFEDLIELDPAIEARVAVAGPANNLILAMIVSILGRDGELDPGLASFIIQGNLAMGIFNLLPVLPLDGGRIFRAILVRRMGYKGATDFTITLGRTLALLMAAGGAVGAYLGRCNIIVAVLAVFLYLSAAREKATVAYVIMRQLARRKSDLRSRGVMPVHDLVAVGDVPLKDIMRHFLPGKYHRVVVLDERWGAVGTLTEDDIIDGLVEYGIDAPVSTLLRVKK; this is translated from the coding sequence ATGGTGCTCGCTAAGGCCTTCGGCGTCCGCATCATCCTGAATAATTTCTTCCTGCTGCTTCTAGTTACCTATGGCTTCCTCGGCCTCCTCCCCGAGACTATTATACTCTTCTCGCTAGTCCTCTTCCATGAGATAACCCATGTCATAGTCGCAGCCGGACTCGGGCTGAAAGTTAGGGAGATTGAGCTTCTTCCCGTGGGCGGCGTCGCCAGGTTTGAAGATTTAATTGAGCTCGACCCCGCCATCGAGGCCAGGGTGGCCGTCGCAGGCCCCGCCAATAACCTTATTCTTGCCATGATCGTGTCCATTTTAGGACGCGATGGGGAGCTCGACCCGGGCCTCGCGTCCTTCATCATCCAGGGAAACCTGGCCATGGGCATCTTCAACCTGCTGCCGGTGCTCCCCCTCGACGGCGGGAGGATTTTTCGCGCCATCCTCGTCAGGCGAATGGGCTACAAGGGTGCGACCGATTTTACTATCACCCTTGGCAGGACGCTCGCGCTTCTCATGGCCGCCGGCGGAGCGGTGGGCGCCTACCTCGGTCGCTGTAACATAATCGTGGCGGTGCTCGCGGTCTTCCTTTATCTCTCGGCCGCAAGGGAGAAAGCGACTGTGGCCTATGTAATCATGCGCCAGCTTGCCCGGAGGAAGTCGGATCTCAGGTCAAGGGGGGTGATGCCTGTTCATGACCTGGTCGCCGTGGGGGATGTGCCGCTGAAGGATATCATGAGACATTTCCTGCCCGGGAAGTACCACCGTGTTGTTGTGCTAGATGAGAGATGGGGCGCTGTGGGGACGCTTACGGAAGATGACATAATAGATGGACTGGTAGAGTATGGGATTGATGCCCCCGTCAGCACCCTGCTCAGGGTGAAGAAATAG
- a CDS encoding Ger(x)C family spore germination protein, with protein MHRVAARRVRLLGLCSLLVLLLVTLSGCWDVVEIDHRAFVTSLGVDMTDDGKIEIIAHSPIPRGIAGGGTMGGGGGGGPAFALYSAKGSTVAQAIGALGETTDKNVDLGHLREIVLGEGLARRGVGQVLDDMFRTSLADVTAIILVSKGKARDLMGVNPPLEIFPVVYVERYLYKDGLDLTTSARVELWDAYSMAWNPSRELFLPRIIGVKGKPPKGGQGGGGGQGGGDWGSKGPQSPESQDRFIISGFGIFRNDKLVGWLERSDATAFIWTMGLGKGGYIVVDISDEIPGKKATIMMTYVKVAKKVWKEGGNYRIRLTFKVVGNLQGTEGIHLVVNGRRGYEIHELIKERTEKKIKLMVESMIHKLQRELKSDAVSFGELVRRTYPREWSPRTWDEIFPGVEVDVRVSAQVTELNVLH; from the coding sequence GTGCATAGGGTAGCAGCACGCAGGGTGCGCCTCCTGGGGCTCTGCAGTCTCCTGGTCTTGCTGCTGGTCACTCTCTCGGGGTGCTGGGACGTGGTGGAGATCGATCACAGGGCGTTCGTAACAAGCCTCGGGGTTGACATGACCGATGATGGCAAGATTGAGATCATAGCACACTCACCTATCCCAAGGGGTATCGCGGGAGGCGGCACCATGGGCGGGGGTGGAGGAGGAGGGCCGGCCTTTGCGCTCTATTCGGCCAAAGGTTCGACCGTTGCTCAGGCTATAGGGGCGCTGGGGGAGACAACTGATAAGAACGTAGACCTGGGCCATCTCCGCGAGATCGTGCTCGGAGAGGGTCTTGCCCGGAGGGGGGTCGGCCAGGTGCTGGACGATATGTTTAGGACCAGTCTGGCGGATGTCACTGCCATTATCCTGGTTTCAAAGGGCAAGGCCAGGGATCTCATGGGGGTAAACCCGCCGTTGGAGATTTTCCCAGTTGTTTATGTGGAACGATATCTGTACAAGGATGGGCTTGATTTGACCACCTCAGCGAGGGTCGAACTCTGGGATGCTTATAGCATGGCCTGGAATCCAAGCAGGGAGCTCTTCCTGCCGCGTATTATCGGCGTCAAGGGCAAGCCCCCCAAGGGTGGCCAGGGCGGGGGCGGCGGCCAGGGGGGTGGAGATTGGGGTAGCAAGGGGCCCCAGAGCCCCGAGAGCCAGGATAGATTCATAATATCCGGGTTCGGCATCTTTAGGAACGATAAGCTCGTAGGCTGGCTGGAGCGAAGCGATGCAACGGCATTTATCTGGACCATGGGCCTCGGCAAGGGAGGCTATATCGTCGTCGACATATCAGACGAAATCCCCGGGAAGAAGGCTACAATAATGATGACCTATGTCAAGGTCGCGAAGAAGGTCTGGAAGGAGGGCGGTAATTACAGAATCCGTCTCACATTCAAGGTGGTTGGCAATCTCCAGGGGACGGAGGGGATTCACCTCGTAGTCAATGGCCGTCGTGGGTATGAGATCCACGAGTTGATAAAAGAGCGAACTGAGAAGAAAATTAAGCTCATGGTCGAATCCATGATTCACAAGCTTCAGAGGGAGCTCAAATCCGATGCGGTAAGTTTCGGCGAGCTGGTCCGGCGAACCTACCCGCGCGAGTGGTCGCCCAGGACATGGGATGAAATATTTCCCGGCGTCGAGGTGGATGTCAGGGTGTCGGCGCAGGTTACCGAGCTGAACGTCCTGCACTGA
- a CDS encoding RNA-binding protein, which translates to MTKTLYVGNLPWKVTDDDLARAFSAHAEVINSRVIVDRETGRSRGFGFVEVDDLDAEKVIREMNGSQIDGRTIVVNEARPRQARI; encoded by the coding sequence GTGACAAAGACTCTTTATGTTGGCAATCTACCATGGAAGGTTACCGATGACGACTTGGCAAGGGCCTTTTCCGCCCACGCCGAGGTTATCAACAGCAGGGTGATCGTCGACAGGGAGACGGGACGCTCCAGGGGATTTGGGTTTGTCGAAGTTGATGACCTGGATGCCGAGAAGGTCATCCGGGAGATGAACGGGTCTCAGATCGACGGCAGGACGATAGTTGTCAACGAGGCGAGACCGCGCCAGGCCAGGATTTAA
- a CDS encoding DUF2344 domain-containing protein encodes MGARERIRARLEKGDSIRYISHLDYIRAIDRAVRRAKIPIAYSEGFHPHARISFGPALAVGIASVAEFADFELLDCLGAGEFLSRMNSALPAGLSILESRSIPADWRPLSVAIVAASYRLLLGAGSIVATERGPGALERAIKEILGARSLIVRRSGERGPERPRRLEPLEHLEGSVEAEGLGGPGRPGGREVGVKEHDVDIRPSLLGLRVARVAGGAAGDSGITPEERDGIAPGGGIALDMLVRIGGGGGAAARPDEILSVIAMYGGIARGMEPASIIRTGLYVSKDGRLFSPMECEGDMSSPQGTYWEE; translated from the coding sequence GTGGGAGCGAGGGAGCGGATCAGGGCGAGGCTCGAGAAGGGGGATTCTATTCGGTATATCTCCCATCTCGATTATATCAGGGCGATCGACCGCGCCGTGAGGAGGGCGAAGATTCCTATCGCTTATTCGGAGGGCTTTCACCCGCACGCGAGGATATCCTTCGGGCCGGCCCTGGCGGTCGGCATAGCAAGCGTGGCGGAATTTGCGGATTTTGAGCTCCTGGACTGCCTGGGCGCTGGGGAGTTCCTGTCGAGGATGAATTCGGCTTTGCCTGCAGGGCTTTCGATCCTCGAATCTCGCAGTATCCCGGCGGATTGGAGGCCCCTTTCTGTGGCGATTGTGGCGGCATCTTATAGGCTGCTCCTCGGGGCAGGTAGCATCGTCGCCACGGAGCGCGGGCCTGGGGCGCTGGAGCGCGCCATCAAGGAGATTCTCGGGGCGCGCAGCTTGATCGTTCGCAGGTCGGGGGAGCGCGGCCCGGAGCGTCCGAGGCGACTGGAGCCCCTGGAGCACCTAGAGGGGTCGGTGGAGGCGGAAGGCCTGGGAGGGCCAGGAAGGCCGGGAGGGCGCGAAGTCGGAGTGAAGGAGCATGACGTTGATATACGCCCGTCCCTCCTTGGCTTGCGGGTCGCCAGGGTTGCCGGCGGCGCGGCCGGGGATAGCGGTATCACGCCGGAGGAGAGGGACGGTATCGCACCGGGCGGCGGCATCGCGCTGGATATGCTCGTGAGGATTGGGGGCGGAGGCGGGGCTGCGGCGCGGCCGGATGAGATTCTATCTGTTATAGCCATGTACGGTGGGATCGCCCGGGGGATGGAGCCGGCCTCCATCATACGCACGGGGCTTTATGTGTCTAAGGATGGGCGCCTTTTCTCGCCCATGGAATGCGAGGGTGATATGTCTTCCCCACAGGGGACTTATTGGGAGGAATGA
- a CDS encoding TIGR03960 family B12-binding radical SAM protein has translation MGAGIPETGIPACSNIACSNISGVRINAAPGTSGASKASTPLDASALRGILNRVVRPARYLDNELNAVHKDHRGGFVKVLLAFPDVYDIGMSHLGLRILYHILNRRDDTLAERVFAPWVDMEREMRERGLPLYALESLVPAREFDIIGFTLQYEMSYTNILNMLDLSGLPIKASGRRDGDPLIIAGGPCAYNPEPLADIFDFFVIGEGEEVIGEIIDAYKEGRSRGRNRRDLIRAMADIPGVYVPSLYEVTYHANGTVAKVEPRVRGIPPVVQKRVVKDLDLAAFPGELVVPFLETVHDRISLEVFRGCTRGCRFCQAGMIYRPVRERSPERLRELADRLVESTGYDEISLMSLSTMDYSMIAELLRDLDERYHNRGVSVSLPSLRVDSFSVDLARDAGRDRVRKSSITFAPEAGTQRLRDVINKGVTEEDLINAVTAAFRSGWSSVKLYFMVGLPTETEEDLDGIVDISKKVLYIGRDVLKERREGRPVKVSVSASSFVPKVHTPFQWHGQPAIEELEEKQDYLKRNLRGRGLSFSWHDARTSFLEAVFSRGDRRLGEVLVRAWELGCRLDGWSEEFRFDLWLQAFREAGLDPAFYANRERPYDEVLPWDHISTGVSKGFLIRENERARAGITTPDCRVGRCEDCGVCPDLCVARRIAGRRMAGTY, from the coding sequence ATGGGCGCTGGGATCCCAGAAACCGGGATTCCGGCATGCAGTAATATCGCATGTAGTAATATCTCAGGCGTCAGGATCAATGCCGCACCAGGTACCAGTGGAGCCAGTAAAGCAAGCACACCGCTTGATGCCTCAGCATTACGTGGGATCCTGAATCGTGTTGTCAGGCCGGCGCGCTACCTTGATAACGAGCTGAATGCCGTGCATAAGGACCACAGGGGCGGGTTTGTCAAGGTCCTTCTGGCGTTTCCCGATGTTTATGATATCGGCATGTCTCACCTGGGCTTGAGGATTCTCTATCACATCCTGAACAGGCGCGATGACACCCTGGCCGAGAGGGTCTTTGCTCCCTGGGTGGACATGGAGCGGGAGATGAGGGAGAGAGGACTCCCGCTCTATGCCCTGGAATCCCTTGTACCTGCCCGGGAGTTCGATATAATCGGGTTTACCCTCCAGTATGAGATGAGCTATACAAATATCCTGAATATGCTCGACCTCTCGGGCCTGCCGATCAAGGCCTCCGGGAGGCGCGACGGCGACCCGCTCATCATAGCGGGCGGGCCCTGCGCCTATAACCCCGAGCCCCTGGCCGATATATTTGACTTCTTTGTGATAGGCGAGGGGGAAGAGGTCATCGGCGAGATCATCGACGCCTACAAGGAAGGCAGGAGCAGGGGCAGGAACCGCCGCGATTTGATCCGGGCTATGGCGGATATACCCGGGGTTTATGTTCCATCCCTCTATGAGGTAACATATCATGCAAATGGAACAGTTGCAAAGGTGGAGCCCAGGGTCCGGGGTATACCACCGGTTGTGCAAAAACGCGTTGTAAAGGATCTGGACCTGGCCGCCTTCCCCGGGGAGCTCGTGGTTCCTTTCCTGGAAACCGTCCATGACCGGATCTCGCTCGAGGTGTTCAGGGGCTGCACGCGCGGGTGCCGCTTCTGCCAGGCTGGCATGATCTACAGGCCGGTGAGGGAGCGGAGCCCCGAGAGGCTGCGGGAGCTTGCAGACAGGCTGGTGGAAAGCACTGGTTACGACGAGATATCGCTCATGTCCCTGAGCACGATGGACTATTCCATGATCGCTGAGCTCCTGCGGGACCTTGACGAACGCTACCACAACCGGGGGGTGAGCGTTTCCCTCCCCTCGCTGCGCGTTGACTCGTTCTCGGTCGACCTGGCCAGGGATGCAGGCAGGGACAGGGTGCGCAAGTCGAGCATCACCTTTGCGCCGGAGGCGGGCACCCAGAGGCTGCGCGACGTGATCAATAAGGGCGTCACCGAGGAAGACCTCATCAATGCAGTAACCGCGGCATTCAGGTCCGGCTGGTCCTCAGTCAAGCTTTACTTCATGGTCGGCCTGCCCACGGAGACGGAGGAGGACCTCGACGGCATAGTAGATATCTCAAAAAAGGTCCTGTATATAGGGAGAGATGTGCTCAAGGAGCGCAGGGAGGGCCGCCCGGTGAAGGTGAGCGTGAGCGCCTCCTCGTTTGTTCCCAAGGTCCACACGCCATTCCAGTGGCATGGCCAGCCGGCGATCGAGGAACTGGAGGAGAAGCAGGACTACCTGAAGCGCAACCTGAGGGGCAGGGGGTTGTCCTTCAGCTGGCATGATGCGCGCACGAGCTTCCTCGAGGCTGTGTTTTCCCGGGGCGACAGGCGCCTGGGCGAGGTCCTGGTGCGGGCCTGGGAACTCGGGTGCAGGCTTGATGGCTGGTCCGAGGAGTTCAGGTTCGATCTGTGGCTCCAGGCCTTCCGCGAAGCCGGCCTGGACCCGGCTTTCTACGCTAACAGGGAGCGACCCTATGATGAGGTCCTCCCATGGGATCATATCAGCACAGGGGTGAGCAAGGGATTTCTTATTCGGGAGAATGAGAGGGCCAGGGCGGGCATAACGACGCCGGACTGCAGGGTGGGCCGGTGCGAGGATTGTGGCGTGTGCCCTGATCTCTGCGTTGCGCGGCGCATAGCAGGAAGGCGCATGGCAGGAACATATTAG
- the rpmA gene encoding 50S ribosomal protein L27, whose product MAHKKGVGSSRNGRDSRSKRLGVKRYGGQFVTAGSILVRQRGTKIQPGMNVGLGKDDTLFSRIDGYVRFERSGRDSKKVSVYPSETVVA is encoded by the coding sequence ATGGCTCATAAAAAGGGAGTGGGAAGCTCCAGGAACGGGCGAGATAGCCGGTCGAAGCGCCTTGGGGTAAAGAGGTATGGCGGCCAGTTTGTAACGGCCGGGAGCATACTGGTGCGCCAGCGCGGCACGAAGATCCAGCCAGGAATGAATGTCGGGCTCGGCAAGGACGATACCTTGTTTTCCAGGATAGATGGCTACGTCAGATTTGAGAGAAGCGGCAGGGACTCAAAAAAGGTGAGTGTCTACCCCAGCGAAACGGTTGTTGCGTGA
- the rplU gene encoding 50S ribosomal protein L21, translated as MYAVIETGGKQYRVQEGDIIRVEKLDAPVGESIELDKVLLVSDQGDNGEARVMVGKPVLENAKVAARVLDHGRAKKILVFKYKAKKNYRRRYGHRQPFTELRIEKIEGPA; from the coding sequence ATGTATGCAGTAATCGAGACGGGTGGAAAGCAGTACAGAGTCCAGGAGGGCGATATCATCAGGGTAGAAAAGCTCGACGCCCCTGTCGGCGAGTCAATTGAGCTGGATAAAGTCCTCCTTGTAAGCGATCAGGGCGACAATGGCGAGGCGAGGGTTATGGTCGGAAAGCCGGTCCTTGAAAACGCGAAGGTCGCCGCCAGGGTCCTGGATCACGGCCGGGCAAAGAAGATCCTGGTATTCAAGTATAAGGCGAAGAAGAACTATCGCAGGCGCTATGGACACAGGCAGCCTTTTACGGAGCTGCGCATCGAGAAGATCGAGGGCCCGGCCTGA
- a CDS encoding Rne/Rng family ribonuclease, whose amino-acid sequence MSKEIIVNVENAETRAAVLENGKLVEIQIERPNNQRYVGNIYKGRVENVLPGMQAAFVNIGLERNAFLYVEDAVSVRNGKDADLEDLPPLRGRSIEDVVRENQEIIVQITKEPIGTKGARVVTQVTLPGRYVVLMPTVEWVGVSRRIESEEERARLKRIAQAVRPRGMGLIIRTVAEGRDEKDLAQEVGFLVKLWRKIQARARRLRAPVLLHQDYDLIYRFIRDLFTEDVDHFVIDDVDEYNKAIELLNLISPHLIDRVELFKKREEVFDYYGIEEEIEKALRRKVWLDCGGYLIFDQTEALTSIDVNTGRFIGSTNLADTVLKTNLDAAAEIAHQLRLRNIGGIIVIDFIDMESESDRQKVIQRLEDELKKDKTKATVLGFTHLGLVEMTRKKTKQGLIDLLQRSCPYCDGRGRILSEETLALKVEREIKRIGRETDAEAMLIAVHPSVASLVIGIGGSNLARIEEETGKSIFVKGSLDLHTEEIDVIALGTRGEIERKALPVSAGDVIDVEVEEPHATNANDGIARIEGYIIDIDGGGKMVGKRIRVEITKVFRTYARARLCATEPATPSASQASQAPQASPAS is encoded by the coding sequence GTGTCGAAGGAAATCATTGTAAACGTTGAAAACGCCGAGACTCGCGCCGCTGTGCTCGAAAACGGCAAGCTCGTGGAGATTCAGATAGAAAGGCCAAATAACCAGAGATATGTCGGGAATATATACAAGGGGCGCGTTGAGAATGTCTTACCTGGAATGCAAGCCGCCTTTGTGAATATAGGGCTCGAGCGAAACGCATTTCTCTACGTGGAGGATGCGGTATCTGTTCGCAATGGCAAGGATGCTGACCTGGAGGATCTCCCTCCCCTGCGCGGGCGGTCAATCGAGGATGTCGTGAGGGAGAACCAGGAGATAATAGTCCAGATAACCAAGGAGCCAATAGGCACGAAAGGGGCGAGAGTGGTCACGCAGGTAACCCTCCCCGGCAGGTATGTGGTATTGATGCCGACTGTTGAGTGGGTCGGGGTGTCGCGCCGTATAGAGAGCGAGGAGGAGAGGGCGCGCCTGAAACGGATAGCCCAGGCTGTCAGGCCGCGCGGGATGGGTCTGATCATCCGGACTGTCGCAGAGGGCAGGGACGAAAAGGACCTGGCCCAGGAAGTCGGGTTCCTGGTGAAACTGTGGAGGAAGATACAGGCCCGGGCTCGAAGGCTCAGGGCTCCAGTGCTCCTTCACCAGGATTACGACCTCATATACAGGTTCATACGCGATCTTTTTACAGAGGATGTCGATCACTTCGTCATAGATGACGTCGATGAGTACAACAAGGCGATAGAGCTCTTGAATCTCATCTCACCTCACCTCATTGATCGCGTTGAGCTCTTCAAGAAGAGGGAGGAGGTTTTCGATTACTACGGGATCGAGGAAGAGATCGAGAAGGCCTTGAGGCGTAAGGTATGGCTCGACTGCGGCGGCTATCTCATATTCGACCAGACTGAGGCTCTTACCAGCATCGATGTGAATACCGGGCGCTTCATCGGGAGCACTAATCTTGCTGATACAGTCCTCAAGACCAATCTCGACGCCGCGGCTGAGATAGCCCACCAGCTCAGGCTGAGGAATATAGGCGGGATAATAGTCATCGACTTTATAGATATGGAGTCCGAGAGCGACAGGCAAAAGGTCATCCAGCGTCTCGAGGATGAGCTGAAGAAGGATAAGACGAAGGCCACGGTCCTGGGATTCACCCACCTCGGGCTTGTTGAGATGACCCGCAAGAAGACGAAACAGGGCCTCATAGACCTCCTGCAGCGTTCATGCCCTTACTGCGACGGCAGGGGGCGGATTCTCTCCGAGGAGACGCTTGCGCTCAAGGTCGAGCGAGAGATAAAGAGGATCGGGCGGGAGACGGATGCGGAGGCCATGCTCATCGCCGTCCACCCATCGGTGGCCTCCCTGGTTATCGGGATCGGGGGCAGCAATCTCGCGAGGATCGAAGAAGAGACGGGGAAATCCATATTTGTGAAGGGGAGCCTGGATCTCCATACGGAGGAGATTGATGTAATCGCCTTGGGGACGCGGGGTGAGATAGAGCGGAAGGCGCTTCCTGTGAGCGCCGGCGACGTGATCGATGTGGAGGTGGAGGAGCCGCATGCCACCAATGCCAACGACGGCATAGCCCGCATTGAGGGGTATATAATAGACATAGATGGCGGTGGCAAGATGGTTGGTAAGCGCATAAGGGTTGAGATTACGAAGGTCTTCAGGACTTACGCCAGGGCGCGGCTTTGCGCCACGGAGCCGGCGACACCGTCAGCGTCGCAAGCATCGCAAGCGCCGCAGGCGTCGCCGGCGTCTTGA
- a CDS encoding nicotinate-nucleotide adenylyltransferase codes for MSGGGEDKGKGDTSVGIMGGTFDPIHYGHLVTAEAARCEFKLDVVVFVPSGQPPHKKGYEVSLPRDRYIMTSLAVATNPYFEVSSIEIEREGPSYTIDTVRAFRGKYGEDARLFFITGADATLEILTWKDANELLKLCSFIAATRPGYGLSRIQAGVRELQSRSPNRVYTLEVPALAISSTDIRRRVKEGRPIRYLLPESVENYIMKMRLYKRV; via the coding sequence ATGAGTGGTGGGGGAGAAGACAAGGGGAAGGGAGATACGAGCGTCGGCATCATGGGGGGCACATTTGATCCGATCCACTACGGGCACCTTGTGACGGCTGAGGCTGCCAGGTGCGAATTCAAGCTTGATGTGGTCGTCTTCGTCCCATCCGGCCAGCCGCCGCACAAGAAGGGGTATGAGGTTTCCTTGCCGAGGGATAGGTATATCATGACCTCGCTCGCTGTGGCGACAAACCCCTATTTCGAGGTCTCATCGATTGAGATCGAACGGGAAGGGCCTTCGTATACGATCGATACGGTGCGGGCCTTCAGGGGGAAATATGGGGAGGATGCCAGGCTTTTCTTCATCACCGGGGCCGATGCCACCCTCGAGATACTTACCTGGAAGGATGCGAATGAGCTTCTCAAACTCTGTAGCTTTATAGCTGCCACCAGGCCCGGCTATGGGTTATCCAGGATACAGGCAGGGGTGCGCGAGCTCCAAAGCCGGTCCCCCAACAGGGTTTATACACTTGAGGTGCCGGCTCTGGCCATCTCGTCGACGGATATAAGGAGGCGGGTGAAGGAGGGTCGCCCCATCCGCTATCTCCTCCCAGAGAGTGTAGAAAACTATATCATGAAGATGAGGTTGTATAAAAGGGTGTAA